The following proteins are encoded in a genomic region of Streptomyces gobiensis:
- a CDS encoding zf-TFIIB domain-containing protein, with translation MQCPKCRAPMQTYNRSGVQIEQCSGCRGIFLDYGELEALTNLEAQWSQQAAPPPPPAPQAHQPYPSGPAWGAPQHGQHGYRRHKKGFGRMLFSS, from the coding sequence ATGCAGTGTCCCAAGTGCCGTGCGCCGATGCAGACGTACAACCGCAGTGGTGTCCAGATCGAGCAGTGCAGCGGCTGCCGGGGGATCTTCCTCGACTACGGCGAGCTGGAAGCACTCACCAACCTCGAGGCCCAGTGGTCACAGCAGGCCGCCCCGCCGCCCCCACCCGCCCCGCAGGCCCACCAGCCGTACCCGTCCGGTCCCGCCTGGGGCGCCCCGCAGCACGGGCAGCATGGCTACCGGCGGCACAAAAAGGGCTTCGGCCGGATGCTCTTCTCCTCCTGA
- the cobA gene encoding uroporphyrinogen-III C-methyltransferase, with protein sequence MPDTPAYPVGLRLSGRRVVVVGGGTVAQRRLPALVAAGADILLIAPSATPSVEAMAEAGEIQWERRGYQDGDLDGAWYALIASSDLEANAAASDEAERRRVWCVRSDDAEAATAWTPATGRSEGVTVAVLTGRDPRRSAAVRDAVVEGLRDGSLVAPQHRARTAGVALVGGGPGDPDLITVRGRRLLAEADVVIADRLGPRDLLDELPPHVEVIDAAKIPYGRAMAQEAINNALIEHAKAGKSVVRLKGGDPFVFGRGMEEAEALAEAGVPVTVVPGISSSISVPGAVGIPVTHRGVAHEFTVVSGHVAPDDERSLVDWAALAKLRGTLVLLMAVERIGAIAEALVAHGRDAETPVAIVQEGTMAAQRRVDATLATVAETATAEGVRPPAVIVIGDVVNVASATRRSHA encoded by the coding sequence ATGCCGGACACCCCCGCGTATCCCGTCGGACTGCGCCTGAGCGGACGTCGCGTGGTCGTCGTCGGCGGCGGCACCGTCGCCCAGCGCCGGCTTCCCGCGCTGGTCGCCGCGGGCGCCGACATCCTGCTGATCGCACCCTCGGCCACCCCCTCGGTGGAGGCCATGGCCGAGGCGGGTGAAATCCAGTGGGAGCGCCGTGGCTACCAGGACGGCGACCTGGACGGCGCCTGGTACGCACTGATCGCCAGCAGCGATCTGGAGGCCAACGCCGCCGCCTCCGACGAAGCCGAGCGGCGCCGCGTCTGGTGCGTCCGCAGCGATGACGCCGAGGCCGCCACCGCCTGGACCCCGGCGACCGGACGCAGCGAGGGCGTCACCGTCGCCGTCCTCACCGGCCGTGACCCGCGCCGCTCCGCCGCCGTGCGGGACGCCGTGGTCGAGGGCCTCCGCGACGGCAGCCTCGTAGCGCCCCAGCACCGGGCCCGTACGGCGGGAGTCGCGCTGGTCGGCGGGGGCCCCGGCGACCCGGACCTGATCACCGTCCGGGGCCGCCGGCTGCTCGCCGAGGCGGACGTAGTGATCGCCGACCGCCTTGGCCCCCGCGACCTTCTCGATGAACTTCCCCCGCATGTCGAGGTCATCGATGCCGCGAAGATCCCCTATGGCCGGGCCATGGCCCAGGAAGCCATCAACAACGCCCTGATCGAGCATGCCAAGGCGGGCAAGTCCGTCGTCCGCCTCAAGGGCGGCGACCCCTTCGTCTTCGGCCGGGGCATGGAGGAGGCCGAGGCGCTGGCCGAGGCCGGTGTCCCGGTCACCGTCGTGCCCGGCATCTCCAGCTCCATCAGCGTGCCGGGCGCCGTCGGTATCCCGGTCACCCACCGCGGGGTCGCCCATGAGTTCACCGTGGTCAGCGGCCATGTCGCCCCCGACGATGAGCGCTCGCTCGTTGACTGGGCGGCGCTCGCCAAGCTGCGTGGCACGCTCGTTCTGCTGATGGCGGTGGAACGTATCGGCGCCATCGCCGAGGCCCTGGTCGCCCACGGCCGGGACGCCGAAACCCCGGTGGCCATCGTGCAGGAGGGCACCATGGCGGCCCAGCGCCGGGTGGACGCCACCCTCGCCACGGTCGCCGAGACCGCGACGGCGGAGGGCGTACGGCCTCCGGCGGTCATCGTCATCGGCGATGTGGTGAACGTAGCGTCGGCCACACGCCGGAGCCACGCCTGA
- a CDS encoding TrmH family RNA methyltransferase has protein sequence MADLITIDNPDDPRLSDYTGLTDVELRRKREPAEGLFIAEGEKVIRRARHAGYEMRSMLLSAKWVEVMRDVIDEVPAPVYAVSPELAERVTGYHVHRGALASMQRKPLTDPSELLATAHRVVVMESVNDHTNIGAIFRSAAALGMDAVLLSPDCADPLYRRSVKVSMGAVFSMPYARLESWPHSLQTVREAGFTLLALTPDEKAVPIGDAASRGLARVALMLGAEGEGLSTRALMAAEEWVRIPMAHGVDSLNVGAAAAVAFYALGTTPL, from the coding sequence GTGGCTGATCTCATCACCATCGACAACCCCGATGACCCACGGCTGAGCGACTACACCGGACTGACCGATGTCGAGCTCAGACGCAAACGCGAGCCCGCCGAAGGCCTCTTCATCGCCGAGGGCGAGAAGGTCATCCGTCGTGCCAGGCACGCGGGCTACGAGATGCGGTCGATGCTGCTCTCCGCCAAGTGGGTCGAGGTCATGCGCGATGTCATCGACGAGGTCCCCGCACCCGTCTACGCCGTGAGCCCCGAGCTGGCCGAGCGGGTGACGGGCTATCACGTACACCGCGGCGCCCTCGCCTCGATGCAGCGCAAGCCGCTCACCGACCCGTCGGAGCTGCTGGCGACCGCGCACCGGGTCGTGGTGATGGAATCGGTCAACGACCATACGAACATCGGCGCCATCTTCCGCAGCGCGGCCGCCCTCGGCATGGACGCGGTCCTGCTCTCCCCGGACTGCGCCGATCCGCTCTACCGGCGGTCCGTCAAGGTCTCCATGGGCGCGGTCTTCTCGATGCCGTACGCCCGTCTGGAGAGCTGGCCGCACAGCCTGCAGACGGTCCGGGAGGCGGGCTTCACCCTGCTCGCCCTCACCCCTGATGAAAAGGCCGTGCCCATTGGCGATGCCGCTTCGCGCGGGCTGGCCCGCGTCGCCCTGATGCTGGGCGCCGAGGGCGAAGGGCTGTCCACCCGTGCTCTGATGGCCGCCGAAGAATGGGTCCGTATCCCGATGGCCCACGGCGTCGACTCCCTGAACGTAGGCGCCGCCGCCGCAGTCGCCTTCTACGCTCTGGGCACCACCCCTCTCTAA
- a CDS encoding serine/threonine-protein kinase: MAMMRLRREDPRVVGSFRLHRRLGAGGMGVVYLGSDRRGQRVALKVIRPDLAEDQEFRSRFAREVSAARRIRGGCTARLVAADLDADRPWFATQYVPGPSLHDKVNEGGPLPPAQVAAIGAALTEGLVAVHEAGVVHRDLKPSNILLSPKGPRIIDFGIAWATGASTLTHVGTAVGSPGFLAPEQVRGAAVTPATDVFSLGATLAYAATADSPFGQGSSEVMLYRVVHEEPQLQSVPAALAPIVHACLAKSPEDRPSTLQLSLRLKEIAAREARGLPEGGAAGARPSDPGRRAQEPTERAAAPRTPAAPRASTPRPAPRTAPRTAPRTGSTRGRGGRPAARTGGRPPARNGRRPSPGPDRRLLRQRLVVFVTVTLLVALGIAAAQGCQGPARSLPALTVPVSAAG, encoded by the coding sequence ATGGCGATGATGCGGCTCCGGCGCGAGGACCCGCGAGTCGTCGGCTCGTTCAGGCTCCATCGGCGGCTGGGCGCGGGCGGTATGGGCGTGGTGTATCTCGGCTCGGACCGGCGTGGGCAGCGGGTGGCCCTGAAGGTGATCCGGCCGGACCTCGCCGAGGACCAGGAGTTCCGTTCGCGCTTCGCACGCGAGGTATCGGCGGCACGGCGGATCCGTGGTGGCTGCACGGCCCGGCTGGTGGCGGCCGATCTGGACGCGGACCGGCCGTGGTTCGCCACCCAGTATGTGCCGGGGCCTTCACTGCATGACAAGGTGAACGAGGGCGGGCCACTGCCCCCGGCACAGGTCGCCGCCATCGGTGCGGCGCTCACCGAGGGGCTTGTGGCGGTGCACGAGGCCGGGGTGGTGCACCGGGACTTGAAACCGTCCAACATCCTCCTCTCGCCCAAGGGTCCGCGCATCATCGACTTCGGTATCGCCTGGGCAACGGGCGCGAGCACGCTGACCCATGTGGGTACGGCGGTCGGGTCGCCCGGGTTTCTCGCGCCTGAGCAGGTGCGGGGGGCGGCGGTGACGCCGGCGACGGACGTCTTCTCGCTGGGCGCGACGCTGGCGTACGCGGCGACGGCTGACTCACCCTTCGGGCAGGGCAGTTCCGAGGTGATGCTGTACCGCGTGGTGCACGAGGAGCCCCAGCTGCAGTCGGTGCCCGCGGCGTTGGCACCCATCGTGCACGCGTGTCTGGCGAAGTCGCCGGAGGACCGGCCGAGCACGCTGCAGTTGTCGTTGCGGCTCAAGGAGATCGCGGCGCGGGAGGCGCGGGGGCTGCCGGAAGGCGGGGCGGCGGGGGCTCGGCCGAGTGACCCTGGGCGCCGTGCCCAGGAACCCACGGAGCGGGCGGCGGCTCCCCGGACGCCCGCGGCGCCGCGGGCGTCGACGCCTCGCCCGGCGCCGCGCACGGCGCCGCGCACGGCGCCGCGCACGGGTTCCACCCGGGGGCGTGGCGGGCGCCCGGCAGCCCGCACGGGGGGCCGACCGCCGGCCCGGAACGGGCGGCGCCCTTCGCCCGGGCCGGACCGCAGGCTGCTGCGGCAGCGGCTGGTCGTCTTTGTCACCGTCACGCTGCTGGTGGCGCTGGGGATCGCGGCGGCACAGGGCTGCCAGGGGCCGGCCCGTAGTCTGCCCGCGCTGACGGTGCCGGTGTCCGCGGCGGGGTGA
- a CDS encoding aminoglycoside phosphotransferase family protein — protein MSTSAVRRLSALAAARGGPGAEPVVLAQRPDGTVVRSGSVAAKAHAPDADPAQLALRLRVAAHPLLHRVLLTPLACTGPGPDGLLGALPDGRPMTLWPYGTPVAPDAPESAPWAEAGTLLARLHTVPVAALPGPLPPMRGPTKAARAMTRMRRSGAGGTAAAGVVERAWARLPAWARGRAVPPRTGNTLCHGDLHLGQLVRHPAPDGPWQLIDIDDLGLGDPAWDLARPAAWFAAGLLPPADWDRFLGAYRAAGGTAVPAGRGQDPWPRLDVPARALTVQITAVAVAGAAAAGRELDEVERAMADACYRIAELPPDQGP, from the coding sequence ATGAGCACATCAGCGGTGCGGCGGCTGTCAGCCCTCGCCGCCGCCCGGGGCGGGCCGGGAGCCGAGCCCGTCGTGCTCGCCCAGCGGCCCGACGGCACGGTGGTCCGCAGCGGGTCCGTGGCAGCCAAGGCGCATGCGCCCGACGCCGACCCGGCACAGCTCGCGCTCAGGCTGCGCGTCGCCGCCCACCCTCTGCTGCACCGCGTCCTGCTCACTCCGCTGGCCTGTACGGGCCCCGGCCCGGACGGCCTGCTCGGGGCGCTGCCGGACGGCCGTCCGATGACCCTGTGGCCGTACGGGACCCCGGTCGCGCCCGACGCCCCCGAATCCGCCCCCTGGGCGGAGGCCGGAACGCTGCTCGCCCGGCTGCACACGGTGCCGGTGGCCGCGCTGCCCGGACCGCTGCCCCCGATGCGCGGGCCCACCAAGGCCGCCCGGGCGATGACCCGGATGCGCCGCAGCGGCGCGGGCGGAACAGCCGCCGCCGGAGTCGTCGAGCGGGCCTGGGCCCGGCTGCCCGCCTGGGCACGCGGTAGAGCCGTGCCACCACGCACCGGCAACACCCTCTGCCATGGTGACCTGCACCTCGGCCAGCTGGTGAGACACCCGGCGCCGGACGGGCCCTGGCAGCTGATCGACATCGACGACCTCGGCCTGGGCGATCCCGCGTGGGATCTCGCCCGCCCGGCCGCCTGGTTCGCCGCCGGGCTGCTGCCGCCCGCCGACTGGGACCGTTTCCTCGGCGCCTACCGGGCCGCGGGCGGTACGGCCGTCCCCGCGGGCCGCGGCCAGGACCCCTGGCCGCGGTTGGATGTGCCCGCCCGCGCACTGACCGTCCAGATCACCGCAGTGGCCGTCGCCGGAGCGGCGGCCGCCGGGCGTGAACTGGACGAGGTCGAGCGGGCGATGGCCGACGCCTGTTACCGAATCGCCGAACTTCCACCTGACCAGGGGCCGTAA